A DNA window from Chitinibacter fontanus contains the following coding sequences:
- a CDS encoding MoaD/ThiS family protein, translating to MLTILYFARLREVFACQSEILDAQPATVRDLIAQLVARGGAWQAELGGARVFRVAINQEMAQLDDLIPVGAEVAIFPPVTGG from the coding sequence ATGTTAACGATTTTGTATTTCGCGCGGTTGCGCGAAGTCTTTGCCTGCCAATCAGAAATTTTGGACGCACAGCCAGCCACGGTGCGGGATTTAATTGCGCAACTGGTAGCGCGCGGCGGCGCGTGGCAAGCGGAGCTCGGAGGGGCAAGGGTATTTCGAGTTGCCATTAATCAAGAAATGGCGCAACTCGACGATCTGATTCCGGTTGGTGCAGAAGTGGCGATTTTCCCCCCAGTCACAGGTGGATAG
- a CDS encoding molybdenum cofactor biosynthesis protein MoaE, whose product MDRVLIQEADFNVDVELEYAKKQGDVGAIVIFIGKVRDIAPASHANSIFLEHYSGMTEKVLSDLCSRAHARWDLSSITLIHRIGMLTRNDNIVLLITSSPHRKSAYESSQYIMDFLKTDAPFWKKEITESSSIWVEQKESDLISVKSWD is encoded by the coding sequence ATGGATAGAGTGCTAATTCAAGAAGCAGACTTCAATGTTGATGTTGAACTTGAGTATGCAAAAAAACAGGGGGATGTTGGTGCAATTGTGATTTTTATTGGGAAAGTCCGAGATATAGCCCCTGCGTCCCATGCTAATTCGATATTCTTGGAGCATTACTCTGGAATGACTGAAAAAGTACTTTCGGATCTATGCTCACGCGCACATGCCCGCTGGGATTTATCAAGCATTACCTTAATTCATCGCATTGGAATGTTGACGCGAAATGACAATATCGTATTGCTAATAACCTCGAGCCCACATCGCAAATCGGCCTATGAATCTAGTCAATACATCATGGACTTCTTGAAAACCGATGCCCCTTTTTGGAAAAAAGAGATTACCGAGAGTAGTTCTATTTGGGTTGAGCAAAAAGAATCTGATTTAATATCCGTAAAGAGTTGGGACTAA